The window AAAAACGCGGTCAATCGAGTTAAATTCGTTCATGGCGTTCTGGTAACTCCAGAATACCATAATATTACGGGAGCTATTCCCAATCCGGCAACTTACACCATCGAACTCGGACAATTGCTCAGTAATGAATCAGAAGGTATATTGTTTCGGTTGTACAGCGACTATCCCTTTCCAAACCGTACAGAGACGGGAGGGCCGCAAGATAGCTTTCAGAGAGAGGCTCTCAAGTACTTAAACGAAAATCCACAAGATGCTTTTTATCGCAGAGAGGAATTTGGCGATCGCCTTTCTTTTCGCTACACTGAAGCCGTGCTGATGGAACCGAGTTGCGTAGCCTGTCATAATACTTTACCCAATAGTCCGAAGAAAGATTGGAAAGTGGGTGAAGTGCGCGGCGTTGTGGAAATTACTCAGCCTCTCGATCGCATTATGCTGATGGCAGAAGATGGCTTAAAGATGATTTATATTGCCTTAGCAGCCATCATTGCTTTAGCGATTACTGGCTTAATTTTAGTCGTGGGACGGTTCCGCATAATTCATCACGAACTCGAAGAAAAAGTCTCGGAACGAACGGCAGCTCTCCATCATTTAGCCACCGTTGATGACCTCACTCAATTGTTTAATCGACGGGAATTCGATCGCCGTTTGGAAATCCACTGGCAGCGGGCGCAATACAACCAAGATTGGCTGTCATTAATTCTCTGCGATGTAGACTATTTTAAGAAATATAATGATACTTACGGGCATCAAGCGGGCGATGATTGCCTGCACGCCGTTGCTCGAGTTTTAAAAACGAGCGCGCAACGCTCGGGAGAGTTTGCCGCTCGTTGCGGTGGGGAAGAATTTGCGATCGTTTTGCCGAATATTAATGGCACTCAAGCCTGCCGAGTTGCCCATTTAATCCGGGAGCGAATTCATCAATTGCATATCCCTCATCGAGGCTCCCTAACTCATGCCCATGTCACCCTAAGCTTGGGAATTGCTAGTATCATTCCTGAGGAAGATAGTTCTCTAGAAACACTCATTAAAGCTGCCGATCGCGCATTATACCAAGCAAAGGCAGAAGGACGCGATCGCTTTATTGTCTATCACGGTAATTTAGTTACGCCAACCATTGATACATAACTGACGTATCGCAAGCAAACGATTTCGTGAAATACGGGCCAGATTTGTTCAAAATCCAGCTCGGTTGCTTCCCTAATTTCCATCGCTCGGTTCCTCCGTAGCAGGAGATTCGGACGCTTCTGGAGCTGCCTCTTCTGAGGGGGCTGGAGCGGGGTCTGGTGCGGGTGCAGGGCTGGAGACTGGCTCGCGTAAGGGTCCCGGTTTATTGCCTTGCTTCAAGCGCAGCAACAGGTCGTAGCGAGTGGTTCGAGGACTGGTGACGGCTGCCGTTACCCCGATCGCATCAAAGGCTTTGAATAAATTATCGCGATCGGGCGGTAAAATAATCGGTAGCGGTAAGTCCTCGTTAAATAACCGTTCCATGTCGGCATAAAAATAGCCGCTTTGAGAGTTCAATCCTTGCGGAAGGCTGGACTTAAATCCTTGACTGGTTGAAAGTGGCGATGGAGGAGTGGAAACAATGCGATCGCTAATCGGCGCGCCAAAGGTCATTACGACCAAATTGTCTGTCAGCCAAGAGCGACTAATATCCACAATCCCAAAGGGCAGAGTCCACTTAATAACGTCCTTCTCCGCCACAGTTTCGGTAGAAATTTCCATATTGTAGCGCTCTTGCATCACCTCATCGAGAGAAGCGAACGTCTTATCCGCCGTTTCGCGATCGCTCGTATTTGCCATCACCGCAAACCCAAAGGGAATGGCTCCGGCAGTTCCTTCAGCAGCAGGAATCATGGCGATCGCAAATTCCCCATCCATCCACTTCAATATATCCTCTTCCAGATTCAACCCCGTCGTTTCCGATAAACCTTGCTGCAAGGCTTCCGGATTCAACGGAGCCAGAGGATTGCCCTCAACTCCACTGGCATACTGACTCCAAAGCATACTCAAGTCACTTCCCGCCAGCATCATCAATGTATCGTCAGGAACATAAGCGCTCAAATCGAGATCCGAACTGCTCGGGGTTAACTTTTCCTCGCTTTGGGGACTGAGCCAGGTGACCCCCTTAAACAATAATCCCTTCGTTACCACATTCATGGTGGCTGCCAATCCTTGGTTCGTCTGCAACTGCTGCAACTCTTCCGGAGAAATGGGTTGCACCGAGTTCGCTGCCGCTACTTTCGTTGCTTCTGGAATATTCACGTACAACCGAGCGAAAGAAGACGACTCGCTGAGCTGCTCCAAAGCTTGTTTATACCCTGGAGTCGAGGCAACAGAAGGCGCTCCTTTAAACGTATCGATGGCGCGGTTTGTACCTTCCGGGGTACTGCTCATTACCAGATAGCGTCCGTTTAACACCGTAGACGAAAAGACTACATCCGCATCCGGTTGAGTTTCTTGAATCTCGATATCCTTATACGTGCGCTTGGTTAATTCTTGGTCAACCAGCTTATCCGACAATTCTTTCGCCTTCAGCGGGTTGGCGATCGGAACCACAATCAGCCACGATGGCTCTTCCACCAAGACCAGAGGCTCGCTTTCCTCAACGTCTTCCTCGTCGAGAGTTGTCTTCGGAGCCAGATAAGCCCAAGTTACTTCTTGGCCCACCCACGGTTGAATATCCTTCACATAATCCAGTTGGGTTTGCAGTTGGAACTGGTCGCGCAGTTGGGCTAAACTTTCGTCAAACGCTGCTTGCGTGTCAGTTGTGCCAAATTCCCGGAGTTGTTCCCACTGCCGTTCGTTAGTCGAGAGAGAAACGGTTAACAGAGAATCTTGCGGTACCACATTGGCACCGAGTTGCATATCGGCAGGAACTCGCCCTCGTCCCAAGAACAACCAGTAAGCAAGAGAACTACCGACTACGATGAGAGCAGCAATACCAATGCCCAAGAAGAGCGGTTTGCGAGCGGCAAGTGTACCGGGCGTTTCTGGAGAAGTTTGAGTTTCGTTATCGGTCATGAACGTTATACCAGGGTCTGGGACGGAACCAATGGGATAGTAGCAGATTAATCTGAAGATAGGATACTTAATTCTACGCGATCGCCATCACTGAGCGGACTGGCACTTTGGACGACATAGTTTTCTCCAGGTTCCAAACCGGAGACAATTTCCACTCGGCCGTCGCGCTCGATACCGAGAATGACTCGTCGGGAACTGACCGTACCCTCTGATGTTTCATTCAGGACAAAAAGAGTCGCATCTTCTCCTTCCCGGTTCGACAGAGCGCTTTGCGGAACCCAAACCTGTTGCGAACCCGGCAGTTCAAAGCTAACTCGGGCGAGCAGGCCGCTCCCCAAGCGCCCGCTGCGGTTGGGAATGGTGACTTCGACGGGGATGGAGCGGGTTGCGGGATCGGCAGCGGGCCAAATCCGGGTAACTTCTCCAGCAAACTCTTGACCGGGAAAGGCATCGAGAGCAATACTGGCATATTGATTCAGATAAATTTGGTGCAAGTCGAGTTCGGAGACTTGCACGTTCGCGGTAATTTGGCTGAAGTCGCCAATGCGCAGGAGTTCGTCTCCAGGTTGGACGATGTTTCCGGCTTCGATGGGTTTGTTTAGGATTGTGCCGGAGATAGGGACTTCAACTTGGGTATAAGATTGCCGTTCTTCCGCTTGGGTCACAATGGCTTGTTGGGCGCTGACTCGTTCCTCGGCGGCGGCGATCGCTTTATTTTGCGTCACTACTTGAGCTTGAGCGGCTCGGAGGGCTTGTTCCGCTTGCCGAGCAGCGGTTTGGGCGAGTTCCGCATCTTGCTGGGAAATCGCGCCCTCTCGATACAGGGATTGCAGGCGATGGGCATCGGCTTCAGCTTGAGTTAATTCGAGTTTGGCAATTTCAATTTGGGTTTGCAGTTGCTGGATTTGGCTTTGGTTTTGGGCAACTTCGACTTGCCGAGCGGAGAGTTCGGCTTGGGCTTGGTTAATAATAGCGGCGGGTAGAGATTTATCAATTTCAGCAATGGTTTGACCGCGACGTACTCGATCGCCTACATCGACGTTTAGGTAAAGAAGTTGTCCTTGGCTTTGCGATCGCACGGTGACGGTTTGACTCGGTTCGGTGGTTCCGGTATAGACCAAAGTTGAGTTACCATCGCCAGACGAAGCAGTAGCAATATTTACAGAAATCCCAGAAGATGCAGGGGCGACAGCGGGAGATAAGGCGTCGGCTTCCGGACGAGTTAGCAGGCTGCAACCGGAAGCGATGACCAGGACAGCAGCCATGGCGATCGGGCGCAGGTATGGGTAGGGAAATTGCCGATCTATCGGTATCAATATGCTAAAACGATTCTTCCATATCCTCCATCTCTGCAATGAAGGATATAGTTGACTCGCTCGACTCAATCGATTCCAGATCAATGGCATTGGAGTTAAGGTGAGATCGCGTGAAGGTTTTGACTCAACTGATGGCGCTGTGTTAAGCGGAGCCGGCGGGTTACCCTTTTGACTCATCTTCCAGACCGGACGCGAGGCTTGTACCTCATCCAGCTCCTCAACTAGAGAATTTTTATCATTATTACATCCTACTTTAGCAAAGATCGGACGTTCGTGCTGGCCGAAATATCGGATAATCCGCGATCGCCTTCTCGCTGATTTCTATTTATAGGTACACCTCCTTGATAAACGTCCAACTAAACTTGCTTAGTACCGTCTCCAAGGCTTTTGTGCTAAAATTTTGGAGTATTTTATCGTTTGCCAGCTTGCGAGCACCTGCATAGCCCGTAAACTCAGGAGAAAATCTCACCTATGACCAGTACTTACAGTGCCGAGCAGATCCAAGTCCTGGAAGGATTGGAGCCGGTTCGGAAACGGCCGGGAATGTATATCGGTTCCACCGGCCCTAGAGGACTCCATCATCTAGTATACGAGGTTGTGGATAACTCGATCGATGAAGCTTTGGCAGGGTATTGTACCCATATTGAAGTGGACTTGAACGAAGATGGTTCGGTGAGTGTCTGCGATGACGGGCGCGGCATTCCTACCGACATCCATCCTCGCACGGGAAAGTCGGCTTTGGAAACCGTCATGACCGTACTCCATGCGGGCGGAAAGTTTGGTGGCGGCGGCTATAAAGTGTCTGGAGGATTGCACGGAGTCGGCGTTTCCGTGGTGAATGCCCTCTCGGAATGGGTGGAAGTGACGGTTTATCGCGAGAAAGAGCGCCACACGCAACGCTACGAACGCGGTGTTCCGGTAACGGAGTTGGTGAAAACAACGACCAAAGAAACGCGCAGCGGTACGTCGGTTAATTTTAGACCGGATGAAGAAATTTTTACTACGGGCATTGAGTTTGACTACGATACTCTAGCGCGCCGGTTGCGCGAGCTGGCTTATTTAAATGCGGGCGCGAAAATTACGTTTTCCGACCATCGCCTCCCCGAGCCGCGCATCGAAAGCTATAAGTATGACGGAGGAATTCAGGAATACGTTACTTATATCAATCGCGAGAAAACTCCGCTGCATGAAGAGATTATTTATATCAATGGTACGAAGAATGACGTGCAGGTGGAAGTAGCCTTGCAATGGTGTACGGATGCCTATTCGGATAATTTGTTGGGGTTCGCCAATAATATCCGCACGATTGATGGTGGAACTCATCTGGAGGGGTTGAAGACGGTGTTGACGCGGACGATGAATGCGATCGCCCGCAAGCGAAATAAACTGAAAGAGAATAACTCTAATCTTGCTGGGGAGAATATTCGCGAAGGGTTAACCGGCGTGATTTCGGTGAAGGTTCCAGAACCGGAGTTTGAAGGACAAACAAAGACGAAGCTCGGCAATACAGAAGTTCGCGGTATTGTAGATTCTCTGGTAGGAGAAGCGCTGAACGAGTTTTTGGAGTTTCGTCCGAACGTCGGCGATGCCATTCTCGAGAAAGCCATTCAAGCCTTTAATGCAGCAGAAGCAGCCCGGAGAGCGAGGGAGCTGGTGCGGCGCAAGTCGGTGCTAGAAAGCTCTACTTTACCTGGAAAATTAGCAGATTGCAGTACCCGAGATCCGTCCGAGTCGGAGATTTTCTTGGTAGAGGGAGACAGTGCGGGAGGTTCGGCAAAACAGGGACGCGATCGCCGTTTCCAAGCCATCTTGCCTTTGCGCGGTAAAATCTTGAATATCGAAAAAACTGACGATGCCAAAATTTATAAGAATAACGAAATCCAATCTTTGATTACGGCATTGGGATTGGGCATTAAAGGGGAAGAATTTAATCCCGACGGACTGCGCTATCATCGCGTAGTCATCATGACTGACGCTGATGTAGACGGCGCGCACATTCGCACCCTATTGCTCACATTCTTCTATCGCTATCAGCGGGATTTAGTCGATCAAGGCTATATCTATATTGCTTGCCCTCCCTTGTATAAGCTCGAGCGCGGCAAAAAGCACTATTACTGTTATAGCGATCGCGAACTGCAAGCCCAAATTCGCGAATTTCCCTCCAATGCAAACTACAATATCCAGCGGTTCAAAGGGTTAGGAGAAATGATGCCCGCCCAACTTTGGGACACCACCATGAATCCGGAAACCCGGATGATGAAACGGGTGGAAATTGAGGATGCAGCAGAAGCCGATCGCATTTTTACCGTGTTAATGGGCGATCGAGTGGCTCCCCGGCGCGAGTTTATTGAAACTTACGGGCCGAAGTTAAATTTAGCCGATCTCGATATTTAGCTTAATTGCCAGAAACTTCACGTCATAATGTTTAAGCTTATGGCGTGAACGGGAACATTTCCCTTCTTTTGATCTTCTGTATTGCTGGTTCTATCTTCCGCGATCGCATATGAAAACGCTTCGATATTGGATTAGTGTAACCCTGAGTACGGTAATTTTAGGAGCACCTTTAGCGGCATTGGCAGGACCGACGTTATATTACGAAAAATTATGGATAGAAGATTCCGTTTCGGGGTGTTTGCAACGGGCAGAAAATGCAATTTCTCAAGCTGGCGTTCCTATCCTGAATGCGAACAAAAGTCGCGTTTTAGCGGTCAGTCCAACAGTTTCAGTTGCGATCGACTGCGAACTCATCGAGGAGAAAATCCGCGCCGTATTAATGGTAACTAGCGCGGGAGATAATCCGACTGAGGCGATCGATTTAACTCAACAATTGAAGCAACAATTGATATCAATCGAAAATTGAGGTGAGAAACCAGGTTTCTGAGAACCCCCACTTCACCACCTCATACCCAAGTTATTCCAGCAGTTGACGTTCTCCTCTGCCTAAAGGCGAGAGGATTGCTGAATATCACTATTGCTGGTTTTCTCTTTCTTCGACAAACCTTAAAACCAGCTATCTCTTACGAGCAATACCCAAGCCCATCAACCCTTCAATAGAATGAATCAACGAGCTTAGTTTAGCCAGTCCCAGAGGGCTATATCTCCAGAGACGTACTAGGATACGAACCTAGCGTTATCGTGCGCCCCACGATACGTTCTCAACCCACAAAGATATTAGTTTTCTGGATGCTACTACTTTCGATTTGCTAGCTATGTTTTTCTTGGTTTTCGCCACCCAATACTGGTATCCTTACGCGATACTTTTGAGTTCTAGCCTATAGCAACACTCAGGGGATTCATA is drawn from Roseofilum casamattae BLCC-M143 and contains these coding sequences:
- the gyrB gene encoding DNA topoisomerase (ATP-hydrolyzing) subunit B; amino-acid sequence: MTSTYSAEQIQVLEGLEPVRKRPGMYIGSTGPRGLHHLVYEVVDNSIDEALAGYCTHIEVDLNEDGSVSVCDDGRGIPTDIHPRTGKSALETVMTVLHAGGKFGGGGYKVSGGLHGVGVSVVNALSEWVEVTVYREKERHTQRYERGVPVTELVKTTTKETRSGTSVNFRPDEEIFTTGIEFDYDTLARRLRELAYLNAGAKITFSDHRLPEPRIESYKYDGGIQEYVTYINREKTPLHEEIIYINGTKNDVQVEVALQWCTDAYSDNLLGFANNIRTIDGGTHLEGLKTVLTRTMNAIARKRNKLKENNSNLAGENIREGLTGVISVKVPEPEFEGQTKTKLGNTEVRGIVDSLVGEALNEFLEFRPNVGDAILEKAIQAFNAAEAARRARELVRRKSVLESSTLPGKLADCSTRDPSESEIFLVEGDSAGGSAKQGRDRRFQAILPLRGKILNIEKTDDAKIYKNNEIQSLITALGLGIKGEEFNPDGLRYHRVVIMTDADVDGAHIRTLLLTFFYRYQRDLVDQGYIYIACPPLYKLERGKKHYYCYSDRELQAQIREFPSNANYNIQRFKGLGEMMPAQLWDTTMNPETRMMKRVEIEDAAEADRIFTVLMGDRVAPRREFIETYGPKLNLADLDI
- a CDS encoding DUF3352 domain-containing protein is translated as MTDNETQTSPETPGTLAARKPLFLGIGIAALIVVGSSLAYWLFLGRGRVPADMQLGANVVPQDSLLTVSLSTNERQWEQLREFGTTDTQAAFDESLAQLRDQFQLQTQLDYVKDIQPWVGQEVTWAYLAPKTTLDEEDVEESEPLVLVEEPSWLIVVPIANPLKAKELSDKLVDQELTKRTYKDIEIQETQPDADVVFSSTVLNGRYLVMSSTPEGTNRAIDTFKGAPSVASTPGYKQALEQLSESSSFARLYVNIPEATKVAAANSVQPISPEELQQLQTNQGLAATMNVVTKGLLFKGVTWLSPQSEEKLTPSSSDLDLSAYVPDDTLMMLAGSDLSMLWSQYASGVEGNPLAPLNPEALQQGLSETTGLNLEEDILKWMDGEFAIAMIPAAEGTAGAIPFGFAVMANTSDRETADKTFASLDEVMQERYNMEISTETVAEKDVIKWTLPFGIVDISRSWLTDNLVVMTFGAPISDRIVSTPPSPLSTSQGFKSSLPQGLNSQSGYFYADMERLFNEDLPLPIILPPDRDNLFKAFDAIGVTAAVTSPRTTRYDLLLRLKQGNKPGPLREPVSSPAPAPDPAPAPSEEAAPEASESPATEEPSDGN
- a CDS encoding diguanylate cyclase domain-containing protein → MTSAQRSLLKDIAEGIGQLRSRLLQLRIQLSRLLYQHVIIILVSLLSLGFGIAVVGTYYLSVSLVNSQAMHYSMVAVQTLNEARKLYSKNAVNRVKFVHGVLVTPEYHNITGAIPNPATYTIELGQLLSNESEGILFRLYSDYPFPNRTETGGPQDSFQREALKYLNENPQDAFYRREEFGDRLSFRYTEAVLMEPSCVACHNTLPNSPKKDWKVGEVRGVVEITQPLDRIMLMAEDGLKMIYIALAAIIALAITGLILVVGRFRIIHHELEEKVSERTAALHHLATVDDLTQLFNRREFDRRLEIHWQRAQYNQDWLSLILCDVDYFKKYNDTYGHQAGDDCLHAVARVLKTSAQRSGEFAARCGGEEFAIVLPNINGTQACRVAHLIRERIHQLHIPHRGSLTHAHVTLSLGIASIIPEEDSSLETLIKAADRALYQAKAEGRDRFIVYHGNLVTPTIDT
- a CDS encoding efflux RND transporter periplasmic adaptor subunit codes for the protein MAAVLVIASGCSLLTRPEADALSPAVAPASSGISVNIATASSGDGNSTLVYTGTTEPSQTVTVRSQSQGQLLYLNVDVGDRVRRGQTIAEIDKSLPAAIINQAQAELSARQVEVAQNQSQIQQLQTQIEIAKLELTQAEADAHRLQSLYREGAISQQDAELAQTAARQAEQALRAAQAQVVTQNKAIAAAEERVSAQQAIVTQAEERQSYTQVEVPISGTILNKPIEAGNIVQPGDELLRIGDFSQITANVQVSELDLHQIYLNQYASIALDAFPGQEFAGEVTRIWPAADPATRSIPVEVTIPNRSGRLGSGLLARVSFELPGSQQVWVPQSALSNREGEDATLFVLNETSEGTVSSRRVILGIERDGRVEIVSGLEPGENYVVQSASPLSDGDRVELSILSSD